From Deltaproteobacteria bacterium, a single genomic window includes:
- the hisA gene encoding 1-(5-phosphoribosyl)-5-[(5-phosphoribosylamino)methylideneamino]imidazole-4-carboxamide isomerase: MLVIPAIDIKNGKCVRLTQGKMDAETVYSDSPVQVAKKWERSGAKLIHLVDLDGAVEGVPKNKEVIKNIFASINTPVQIGGGIRNIETIEYYLGFKQVQKIIIGTKALEDPSLVKDACVKFPQRIAIGIDAKDGLIATHGWINITSEKAIDLAKRFKDIGVSCIIYTDIKRDGMLQGPNINAMKEMMDSVQIPVIASGGVSSIKDIQALKDIDVYGVIIGKALYTGAVDLEEAIKTVSSEQG; this comes from the coding sequence ATGCTGGTTATCCCTGCCATTGACATAAAAAACGGCAAATGCGTCCGACTGACACAGGGGAAGATGGATGCAGAGACTGTATATTCAGACAGCCCTGTCCAAGTTGCTAAAAAATGGGAGCGGTCAGGTGCAAAACTCATCCATCTGGTTGACCTTGACGGCGCTGTTGAAGGTGTGCCTAAAAATAAGGAGGTTATTAAAAATATATTCGCATCAATAAATACACCTGTGCAGATTGGCGGCGGCATAAGAAATATTGAAACAATAGAATATTATCTTGGCTTCAAACAGGTTCAAAAGATAATAATTGGCACAAAGGCTTTGGAAGATCCGTCTTTGGTAAAAGATGCCTGCGTAAAATTTCCACAGAGGATTGCAATAGGAATTGATGCAAAGGATGGGCTTATTGCAACCCACGGCTGGATAAATATCACCTCTGAAAAGGCAATAGATTTGGCAAAGAGGTTCAAGGATATTGGCGTTTCGTGCATTATCTATACTGATATAAAAAGGGACGGCATGCTTCAGGGACCAAATATAAATGCCATGAAGGAGATGATGGATAGTGTCCAGATACCTGTGATAGCATCTGGCGGTGTAAGTTCTATAAAAGATATACAGGCATTAAAAGATATAGATGTCTATGGTGTAATTATAGGTAAGGCGCTCTACACAGGGGCAGTGGATTTAGAAGAGGCAATTAAGACAGTGAGCAGTGAGCAAGGATAG
- the hisH gene encoding imidazole glycerol phosphate synthase subunit HisH: MFMIAIIDYDMGNLRSVQKGFERVGHTSIITRDLKEISSASHIVLPGVGAFKDCMENLNKYGLIAPIIDGINKGKPFLGICLGLQLLFTESEEFGVHKGLDIIKGMVKRFTFDQAERLKIPHMGWNDIRLTAHGSRPTVFEGIPDNSYFYFVHSYYVVPDDDNLTASKTTYGIEFTSSISKDNVFACQFHPEKSQKLGSLILKNFGNLKGY, translated from the coding sequence ATTTTTATGATTGCAATCATTGATTATGACATGGGAAATTTAAGAAGCGTCCAGAAAGGCTTTGAACGGGTTGGACACACCTCTATCATTACAAGAGACCTTAAAGAGATTTCAAGTGCAAGCCATATAGTTCTTCCAGGCGTAGGTGCATTCAAAGACTGCATGGAAAATCTTAATAAATATGGTCTGATAGCACCAATTATTGATGGCATAAATAAAGGCAAACCATTCCTTGGTATATGCCTTGGTTTACAACTACTATTTACAGAAAGTGAAGAATTTGGAGTCCACAAAGGACTGGATATTATAAAGGGCATGGTTAAAAGGTTTACCTTTGATCAAGCGGAAAGATTAAAAATACCTCATATGGGCTGGAATGATATACGGCTCACGGCCCACGGCTCACGGCCCACGGTCTTTGAGGGCATACCTGACAACTCGTATTTTTATTTTGTCCACTCATATTATGTTGTGCCAGATGATGATAATCTCACTGCATCTAAAACAACTTACGGGATAGAGTTTACAAGCAGTATATCAAAAGACAATGTCTTTGCCTGCCAGTTCCATCCTGAAAAAAGCCAGAAACTTGGCTCATTAATACTTAAAAACTTCGGTAACCTGAAGGGATATTAG